From a region of the Pongo pygmaeus isolate AG05252 chromosome 5, NHGRI_mPonPyg2-v2.0_pri, whole genome shotgun sequence genome:
- the LOC129038069 gene encoding histone H2B type 1-F/J/L, translating into MPEPAKSAPAPKKGSKKAVTKAQKKDGKKRKRSRKESYSVYVYKVLKQVHPDTGISSKAMGIMNSFVNDIFERIASEASRLAHYNKRSTITSREIQTAVRLLLPGELAKHAVSEGTKAVTKYTSSK; encoded by the coding sequence ATGCCCGAGCCGGCCAAGTCTGCTCCCGCCCCGAAGAAGGGCTCCAAGAAGGCAGTGACAAAGGCCCAGAAGAAGGACGGCAAGAAGCGTAAGCGCAGCCGTAAGGAGAGCTACTCTGTTTATGTGTACAAGGTGCTGAAGCAGGTCCACCCCGACACCGGCATCTCTTCTAAGGCCATGGGAATCATGAACTCCTTCGTCAACGACATCTTCGAGCGCATCGCAAGCGAGGCTTCCCGCTTGGCGCACTACAACAAGCGCTCGACCATCACCTCCAGGGAGATCCAGACTGCCGTGCGCCTGCTGCTTCCGGGGGAGCTGGCCAAGCACGCGGTGTCGGAGGGCACCAAGGCCGTCACCAAGTACACCAGCTCCAAGTAA
- the LOC129038063 gene encoding histone H2A type 1, with the protein MSGRGKQGGKARAKAKTRSSRAGLQFPVGRVHRLLRKGNYAERVGAGAPVYLAAVLEYLTAEILELAGNAARDNKKTRIIPRHLQLAIRNDEELNKLLGKVTIAQGGVLPNIQAVLLPKKTESHHKAKGK; encoded by the coding sequence ATGTCTGGGCGTGGTAAGCAGGGAGGCAAAGCTCGCGCCAAGGCCAAGACCCGCTCATCTCGGGCCGGGCTTCAGTTTCCCGTAGGCCGAGTGCACCGCCTGCTCCGCAAAGGCAACTATGCCGAGCGGGTCGGGGCTGGAGCGCCGGTGTACTTGGCGGCGGTGCTGGAGTACCTGACCGCCGAGATCCTGGAGCTGGCTGGCAACGCGGCCCGCGACAACAAGAAGACTCGCATCATCCCGCGTCACCTCCAGCTGGCCATCCGCAACGACGAGGAGCTCAACAAGCTTCTGGGCAAAGTTACCATCGCACAGGGTGGCGTCTTGCCCAACATCCAGGCCGTGCTACTGCCCAAGAAGACCGAGAGCCACCACAAGGCGAAGGGCAAGTAG
- the LOC129038062 gene encoding histone H3.1, giving the protein MARTKQTARKSTGGKAPRKQLATKAARKSAPATGGVKKPHRYRPGTVALREIRRYQKSTELLIRKLPFQRLVREIAQDFKTDLRFQSSAVMALQEACEAYLVGLFEDTNLCAIHAKRVTIMPKDIQLARRIRGERA; this is encoded by the coding sequence ATGGCGCGTACGAAGCAGACTGCTCGCAAGTCCACCGGCGGCAAGGCTCCGCGCAAGCAGCTGGCCACCAAGGCGGCTCGGAAGAGCGCTCCGGCCACCGGCGGTGTCAAGAAGCCCCATCGCTATcggcctggtacagtggctctCCGCGAGATCCGCCGCTACCAGAAGTCCACCGAGCTGCTGATCAGAAAGCTGCCTTTTCAGCGTCTGGTGCGTGAGATCGCGCAGGACTTCAAGACCGACCTGCGCTTCCAGAGTTCCGCGGTGATGGCGCTGCAAGAGGCGTGCGAGGCCTACCTGGTGGGGCTCTTTGAGGACACCAACCTGTGCGCCATCCACGCCAAGCGGGTGACTATCATGCCCAAGGACATCCAGCTTGCACGTCGTATCCGCGGCGAGAGGGCTTGA
- the LOC129038061 gene encoding histone H2A type 1-J-like, with amino-acid sequence MFFYFHLSSSGLYRYRPFAMSGRGKQGGKARAKAKTRSSRAGLQFPVGRVHRLLRKGNYAERVGAGAPVYLAAVLEYLTAEILELAGNAARDNKKTRIIPRHLQLAIRNDEELNKLLGKVTIAQGGVLPNIQAVLLPKKTESHHKTK; translated from the coding sequence atgtttttctaCTTTCATCTCAGTTCTTCTGGACTGTATAGATACAGGCCTTTTGCCATGTCTGGGCGTGGTAAGCAGGGAGGCAAAGCTCGCGCCAAGGCCAAGACCCGCTCATCTCGGGCCGGGCTTCAGTTTCCCGTAGGCCGAGTGCACCGCCTGCTCCGCAAAGGCAACTATGCCGAGCGGGTCGGGGCTGGAGCGCCGGTGTACTTGGCGGCGGTGCTGGAGTACCTGACCGCCGAGATCCTGGAGCTGGCTGGCAACGCGGCCCGCGACAACAAGAAGACTCGCATCATCCCGCGTCACCTCCAGCTGGCCATCCGCAACGACGAGGAGCTCAACAAGCTTCTGGGCAAAGTCACCATCGCACAGGGTGGCGTCCTGCCCAACATCCAGGCCGTGCTGCTGCCAAAGAAAACTGAGAGCCACCACAAGACTAAGTAA
- the LOC129038070 gene encoding histone H2B type 1-M, whose product MPEPVKSAPVPKKGSKKAINKAQKKDGKKRKRSRKESYSVYVYKVLKQVHPDTGISSKAMGIMNSFVNDIFERIAGEASRLAHYNKRSTITSREIQTAVRLLLPGELAKHAVSEGTKAVTKYTSSK is encoded by the coding sequence atGCCTGAACCAGTCAAATCTGCTCCAGTCCCTAAAAAGGGCTCCAAGAAGGCTATTAACAAGGCTCAGAAGAAGGATGGAAAGAAGCGCAAACGCAGCCGCAAAGAGAGCTACTCTGTTTATGTGTACAAGGTGCTGAAGCAGGTCCACCCCGACACTGGTATCTCCTCCAAGGCTATGGGGATCATGAACTCCTTCGTCAACGACATCTTTGAGCGTATCGCCGGGGAAGCGTCACGCCTGGCGCATTACAACAAGCGCTCGACCATCACTTCGAGGGAGATCCAGACGGCCGTGCGCCTACTGCTGCCCGGGGAATTGGCCAAGCACGCCGTTTCCGAGGGCACCAAGGCCGTCACCAAGTATACCAGCTCCAAGTGA
- the LOC129038072 gene encoding histone H4, which translates to MSGRGKGGKGLGKGGAKRHRKVLRDNIQGITKPAIRRLARRGGVKRISGLIYEETRGVLKVFLENVIRDAVTYTEHAKRKTVTAMDVVYALKRQGRTLYGFGG; encoded by the coding sequence ATGTCTGGCCGCGGCAAAGGCGGGAAGGGTCTTGGGAAAGGCGGCGCTAAGCGCCACCGTAAGGTGCTGCGCGACAATATCCAGGGCATCACCAAGCCGGCCATCCGGCGCCTTGCTCGCCGCGGCGGCGTGAAGCGCATCTCCGGCCTCATCTACGAGGAGACCCGCGGGGTGCTGAAGGTGTTCCTGGAGAACGTGATCCGGGACGCCGTGACCTATACAGAGCACGCCAAGCGCAAGACGGTCACCGCCATGGATGTGGTCTACGCGCTCAAGCGCCAGGGCCGCACCCTCTACGGTTTCGGCGGTTGA
- the LOC129038085 gene encoding histone H2A type 1-like: MSGRGKQGGKTRAKAKTRSSRAGLQFPVGRVHRLLRKGNYAERVGAGAPVYLAAVLEYLTAEILELAGNAARDNKKTRIIPRHLQLAIRNDEELNKLLGKVTIAQGGVLPNIQAVLLPKKTESHHKAKGK, from the coding sequence ATGTCGGGACGTGGCAAGCAGGGCGGCAAAACTCGCGCCAAGGCTAAGACCCGCTCTTCTAGGGCGGGTCTTCAGTTCCCAGTGGGCCGAGTGCACCGACTGCTCCGCAAGGGCAATTATGCTGAGCGGGTCGGTGCCGGAGCGCCGGTGTACCTGGCGGCGGTGCTGGAGTACCTGACTGCCGAGATCCTGGAGCTGGCGGGCAACGCTGCCCGCGACAACAAGAAGACCCGCATCATCCCGCGCCACTTGCAGCTGGCCATCCGCAACGACGAGGAGCTCAACAAGCTGCTTGGTAAAGTGACCATCGCCCAGGGTGGTGTCCTACCCAATATCCAGGCCGTACTGCTGCCTAAGAAAACTGAGAGCCACCACAAGGCCAAGGGCAAGTAG
- the LOC129038086 gene encoding histone H2B type 1-N, whose amino-acid sequence MPEPSKSAPAPKKGSKKAVTKAQKKDGKKRKRSRKESYSVYVYKVLKQVHPDTGISSKAMGIMNSFVNDIFERIAGEASRLAHYNKRSTITSREIQTAVRLLLPGELAKHAVSEGTKAVTKYTSSK is encoded by the coding sequence ATGCCTGAGCCCTCAAAGTCGGCTCCTGCCCCGAAGAAAGGCTCCAAGAAGGCAGTGACAAAGGCCCAGAAGAAGGACGGCAAGAAGCGCAAACGCAGCCGCAAGGAGAGCTACTCCGTGTACGTGTACAAGGTGCTGAAGCAGGTCCACCCCGACACCGGTATCTCGTCCAAGGCAATGGGCATCATGAACTCCTTCGTCAATGACATCTTCGAGCGCATCGCGGGCGAGGCTTCCCGCCTGGCGCATTACAACAAGCGCTCGACCATCACCTCCAGGGAGATCCAGACGGCCGTGCGCCTGCTGCTCCCCGGGGAGCTGGCCAAGCACGCGGTGTCGGAGGGCACAAAGGCCGTCACCAAGTACACCAGTTCCAAGTGA